A segment of the Thiovulum sp. ES genome:
ATGAATTTGAGTTTGAATTAAAAAAAGGCGAGGTTAAACAATTTCAGGTTATTGACCGTGCCAGACAAAAGTTGCTTAATTTTAGCTGGAATTTATATATTAATAGCGAACTTATAACAATTACAAATTTTGACGGCTTTCCTTATCAAAATATTTTATACTTAGACTACAACAGAAACTCTTTTAAAAAGAAACTGTATGGAAAAAATGCACTGCTCATGATTGAGTTTGTAGAATTTTTGAAAAAAGAGAAAATCGCTCGTTTCAAGCTTTTCGTTAAAAATAGCAAGGTTGAAGAGTATAAACCTAATGAAGTTTGGTAAAAAATAGATAGACTTTCACAAATAAAAGATTTCATTTTTTTGTTATTATTTAGTGTTATTTTTAATAATTTTCACTAAAAAGGTTTTAAGATATGTTTAATAATTTTAAAAATCATCTTGCTATTTTTCTTTTAATTTTTGGCGGTTGTCAAGCCACTAAAAAACCTGTCTCACCACAAAAATCGGAAAAAACTTGCCAATGTCCTGAAAATAATGTTTCAAACGATTACAATAAAACAGAAACTAAAATTATAAAAAAGTTAAAGTTATAGAAAAAATTATTGAGTCTGAAGAGATTGTTGAAAAAAAATTAGATGTTGAGAGTGAAAAAAAGATTTTAGAAAAACTAGACACGAAATTTAGAAAAATTAAGAAAGAGATTCTTAAAATTGAGAGAGCTATACGAAAAGCTGAAGATAGAAAAAGTGAAACTCTTGAAAAATTAACAGAAGCACAAACAAGAATAAACAGAGAAAATATAAGTGCATGTCGCTTGATTATAGGTTCTACAAAGTCAGAAGTTTTAGAAATTATGGGAAATCCTACGGGACATAATTGGAAAGGTGAGCCAACACATCGTTTTTCTACTGAATGGTATTACGGCGACAAAATTGTAGAATTTAATCACTCTGGAATAATTGTTACTGTTGGTTTGTGCAATTAAATTTATAAATTAGAGTTCTTACCTTGGATAATATTAGTCAATTTTCATTTATTTTGGTTGAGATTTTCGGCTTAACAGTATCGTTTATTCTCTACTATACAACTTTCAAATCACATCAAAAAAGTTCTAAAAATGTAGAAATATTTGTTATGAGTATGTTTTTGGTTTCAGTTTTTGGCTTTTTAGCTATATATATTGATAACTACACACTATTTATATCATTTGGAAATTTCTTCGCTTCGCTCCTTGCACTTTTTCACTTTAGAGAAGAAAAAGTATTTTCAAATTCCAGCTTTTTAAAATACCTCATCGCTGTTTCAATAGTTTCAATACCTTTTGGCTATTCAAATATTGGTGATGATATTCTCTATTTAAACACTCTCTCCTCGACAATTTTTATTCTTATTTCAATAAATCTTTTCAATCTTTTCATAAAAGTAAGAAATACAAATATTCTGTTTTTTGCATTGACATATTTTATACTAGGAATTCATTCACTTGTCTTCTATTATATTGATGGCTATCATATTTCTAAACTGCTAACTTATCTTGTTCTCTTCTATATTTTACTGCGAAATTTGAATGAAACAGATTCTCAAAAAAAAGAGCTAAGAAATTTCTATAAGGAATATAAGAGAGCAATTGAGCATGGTAGTATTGTTTCAAAAACTGATAAAAATGGCTTAATAACTTATGCAAATGAAGGCTTCATCGAAATTTCTGGATATTCTGAAAATGAGTTAATTGGTCGTTCTCACTCAATTCTAAAAGATTCTGAAACACCAGTAGATCATTACAATGATTTATGGAAAACAATTTCAAATGGTCAAATTTGGAAAGGAACTCTCAGAAATGTTGCAAAAACGGGCGAATATTTTCATGTAAGAATTGTTATTGTTCCAATTTTTGATAAAAGCAGTTATATATCTGAATATATCGCTTACCGAGAAGATATTACGGAACTTGTAAATAGTCAAAGAGAGTTAAAAGATATTCATAATCGAGATTCTCTTACAAATCTAGGAAATCGATACAAACTCTTTTCCGATCTTGTTTTAAAAGGAGATACTCTCCTTGCACTTGTAAATATTGATTCGTTTAAAGAGGTAAATGATTTTTACGGCGAAGATATTGGTGATGAAATCATTCGGGAAACTGGAGAGTTTATTCAGAGAAAAGTTGGACGATACAAATTCCGAGTTTATAGAGTTCAAGCTGATGAATTTGCAATTATTCCAAGCCAATTCTTTCCAGACATCAAAAAATTCCGTGCAATTATTGTAAATATTATTGAAGATACAAAAACTCACAAATTTATACTTGGAAACTTTGAGATTTTCATAAATGTTTCAGCAGGAATATCAAGTGGAAAAGGGAAAAAAGTTTTCAAAAGAGCTGACATAGCTCTTAAAACTGCAAAGAAAAATAAAGTTGATGTTCTTAATTACAGTCCAGATTTAAAAATCGA
Coding sequences within it:
- a CDS encoding PAS domain S-box/diguanylate cyclase (GGDEF) domain-containing protein (PFAM: EAL domain; GGDEF domain; PAS fold~TIGRFAM: PAS domain S-box; diguanylate cyclase (GGDEF) domain); the protein is MDNISQFSFILVEIFGLTVSFILYYTTFKSHQKSSKNVEIFVMSMFLVSVFGFLAIYIDNYTLFISFGNFFASLLALFHFREEKVFSNSSFLKYLIAVSIVSIPFGYSNIGDDILYLNTLSSTIFILISINLFNLFIKVRNTNILFFALTYFILGIHSLVFYYIDGYHISKLLTYLVLFYILLRNLNETDSQKKELRNFYKEYKRAIEHGSIVSKTDKNGLITYANEGFIEISGYSENELIGRSHSILKDSETPVDHYNDLWKTISNGQIWKGTLRNVAKTGEYFHVRIVIVPIFDKSSYISEYIAYREDITELVNSQRELKDIHNRDSLTNLGNRYKLFSDLVLKGDTLLALVNIDSFKEVNDFYGEDIGDEIIRETGEFIQRKVGRYKFRVYRVQADEFAIIPSQFFPDIKKFRAIIVNIIEDTKTHKFILGNFEIFINVSAGISSGKGKKVFKRADIALKTAKKNKVDVLNYSPDLKIEEIYESNLIWTRKIKLAIAEDRIVPYFQPIYDLKEGRATKFEVLMRLITKDGRVISPFSFLDIAKKSKLYFQLTAIIFDKVVQEMQRYPNYEFSMNLSSEDIMNSSFIHYIKKEVKKLNIGSRLIFEIVESEGIENFEEVDEFISWAKSAGVRIAIDDFGTGYSNFTYLIKLEADFVKIDGSMIKNIDTDKNSRAVVEAILQFTKRTEMKVVAEFVASRNIFQIVDELNIDFAQGYFIDMPRASIDEINKTLNL